Proteins from a genomic interval of Rattus norvegicus strain BN/NHsdMcwi chromosome 2, GRCr8, whole genome shotgun sequence:
- the Or11i1 gene encoding olfactory receptor Olr392 translates to MMTLSWENQTVIVEFVLRGFSSILQLNISLFIMFCIFYILTISGNILIVLLVLCNHALHTPMYFFLVNLSFLEVCYTSNIVPKMLLIIIADLKTISVVGCLAQFYFFGSLAATECLLLAVMSYDRYLAICQPLRYPILMTGSLCFRLATGSWFCCFFLTAITMVLLCRQNFCGPNEIDHFFCDFAPLIHLSCMDTSLTETIAFATSSAVTLVPFFLITVSYSCILTAILRIPSGTGRRKAFSTCSSHLTVVTVFYGTLIATYLVPSSNSSQYLHKGFSLLYTILTPMFNPIIYSLRNRDIHGALKKCLSKKSGFII, encoded by the coding sequence ATGATGACCTTATCCTGGGAAAATCAAACAGTGATAGTGGAGTTTGTTCTTCGAGGATTCTCTTCTATCCTACAGCTAAATATTTCCCTCTTTATAATGTTTTGCATCTTCTATATCCTAACCATTTCTGGAAACATCCTTATTGTTCTCCTAGTTCTGTGCAACCATGCTCTCCAcactcccatgtacttcttcctagTGAACCTGTCCTTTCTGGAGGTCTGCTACACCTCTAACATTGTCCCCAAGATGTTGCTGATTATTATAGCTGATCTGAAGACTATCTCAGTGGTTGGTTGCTTGGCACAATTCTACTTTTTTGGATCCCTTGCTGCAACAGAGTGCCTCTTGCTTGCTGTGATGTCCTATGACCGGTACCTTGCTATCTGCCAGCCTCTCCGATACCCCATCTTGATGACTGGTTCTCTCTGCTTTAGGTTGGCTACTGGATCTTGgttctgctgcttcttcctcACAGCCATCACTATGGTCCTGCTGTGTAGACAAAACTTCTGTGGCCCTAATGAAATTGATCACTTCTTTTGTGACTTTGCTCCTTTGATCCATCTCTCCTGCATGGATACTTCGCTGACTGAGACCATTGCTTTTGCCACCTCTTCTGCAGTCACACTGGTCCCATTTTTCCTCATCACAGTTTCTTACTCTTGCATCCTCACTGCCATCCTAAGAATTCCATCTGGCACAGGCAGGAGAAAGGCTTTCTCTACCTGTTCTTCACATCTCACTGTCGTCACAGTATTTTATGGAACACTGATTGCCACATATCTTGTGCCCTCATCCAACTCTTCCCAATATTTACACAAAGGATTCTCTCTGCTCTATACTATCCTGACACCTATGTTCAACCCCATTATATATAGCCTGAGAAACAGAGACATTCATGGAGCTTTGAAGAAATGCTTGAGTAAGAAGTCAGGCTTTATCATATGA